The Eriocheir sinensis breed Jianghai 21 chromosome 29, ASM2467909v1, whole genome shotgun sequence genomic interval GCCGCGAGACTGATGTTGACCCATCCTTCCTTCGGCAGCCAAAGAAGAGTCGCTGTCACAGAGCCTTGGCGGCGAGTCTGGACAGGGCGCCTTGACCCCCCCACTAGGAGGCGTGGAGCTTTCTGGACCAGACCCAGCGACACCCTCGTGCTCGCAGCAGTGCACCCGCATCTTCCTGCCCGTGTGCGGCAGTGACGGCGTCACATACAACAACCTGTGCCTGCTGCAGATCGTCGACTGTGAGAACAAAGCTGCCGGCGGCCCGGGCGTCTCCGTCACCGCGGAGGGAGCGTGTGGTGAGTGTCTTGTGTGTCCCCTTGGCGGGAAGATCTTTCGACCCTgagtttctttctgttcctcctcgaGGGCCTTCCCTGAGCCCTTCGAGTGTCCGTGACTGTATGCCTCACAACGCCTCCTGACTGTTCGTTCTCCTACAGACAAGGCGGCCGGTGTGGACGCCTTGCAGGTGGGCCCGACGACCTCGTGCTCGCAGCAGTGTACCCGCATCTTCCTGCCCGTGTGCGGCAGCGACGGCGTCACCTACAACAACCTGTGCCTGTTGGAGATCGCCAACTGCGAGAACAAAGCCGCGGGTGGTGCGGGCGTGACCGTTGCCGCGGAGGGCGCGTGTGGTGAGTGTCTGAGTAAAGAGGGGCGGGGCTCCTGGCAGCAGGGCAGGGCATGAGGGGAGGGGTGCAGGGACAGGGTGGGTCTGCCAAGGTTATTTACTTGTCTCTCTTGTGACCGTGACGGTGGTGTGCAGCCCCAGAGGCGGCGACGCCGGGGGAAAGGACCTGCACCTAAGATGGGCTGTCCTGCGGGCGCCTCTGGTTCTGCTGCCTCCTTGGCCTCACATTGTCACATGTGCCTCTTTTACTCCCAGGAGCCGCGACGGAGGCGCCGCAGCCCCCGTCCACCACGGAGAAACCTCCGTGCTCACAGCAGTGTACCCGCATCTTCCTGCCCGTGTGCGGCAGCGACGGCGTCACCTACAACAACATGTGCCTGCTGGAGATCGCCGACTGCGAAAACAAAGCTGCCGGCGGCCCGGGCGTTTCTGTCGCTTCGGAGGGCGCGTGTGGTGAGTGTCTGAGTGTAGAGGGGCGGGGTTCCTTgcagcagggcagggcagggcagggcacgagtaggaggaggcggcagggggGGTTAGCTTGGGTTGATTTTTCGTTTTTGTTGTGGAAGTGACGGCGGTGTGCGGCCTCTGTCACGGCGACGGCAGGGTGGAAGGACCTGCACCTAGGAGCTGGGCTATCCTGCGGGGACCCTGTTTCCGTTGCATCCTTGGCTGGAGGCCGCCGTCTTTGCCACTCATGTCCTAAAAGCAGCAGCGACACTCACAAGAGCCTCTTACACTCCCAGGAGCCGCAACGGAGGTCCCGCAGCCCCCAACTACTCAGGAGACATCTTCGTGCTCAAAGCAGTGTACCCGCATCTTCCTCCCCGTGTGCGGCAGCGACGGCGTCACCTACAACAACCTGTGCCTGCTGGAGATCGCCGACTGTGAGAGTAGAGCCGCTGGTGGTCCGAGCGTCATCGTCGCCTCAGAAGGGGCGTGTGGTGAGTTATATCTGGTTTTAACTTGCTTAAACGTTTCCCCTTCATTACAGCCTTGGCAGCCGTGATTAGATTAAGGCAAGGTTGGGTTAAAGCAGCTGCTGCCACGAGACGACAAGAGGAGCGGCGAGAAGGatgaggtggcggaggtggttgtGGCGGCTGTGTTTCATAACATCAATCTGAGTCGGCAGCACTTTGACCAACGGAGATTTACgacaattttttttctatctttcacgCGTGAGGCTTCAGAACGGGAGTTTGGGACGTGCAGGTGACGGGGTGCGGTGTTTCGGGGGGGAACAGAACAAGTCCCAAGAGGTTGCTTACACAGGGCTAGTACGATGCCGAGGTTCAGCTACCCGGGGCCTGAACAAACCCGGCTAAGAAGTGACCCAGACCCGTGCGGGGCCGGGGAATGTGTCGCCTGCCCGCCCGTTTGCCACACCCAGACGCCCTCCGACACAAATATTTTCTATCTTCAGGAGCCGCGACGGAGAAGCCGCCCTCGTGCTCGCAGCAGTGTACCCGCATCCTCTTCCCCGTGTGCGGCAGCGACGGCGTCACCTACAACAACATGTGTCTGCTGGAGATTGCCGACTGTGAGAGCAGAGCCGCTGGTGGTCCGAGTGTCATTGTCGTTTCGGAGGGCGCGTGTGGTGAGTGTCTGACTCTTCCCTtaggggggcgggggcggaaacCCGGGGATGAGGAGGCAGCGGCCGTGACTGtgtgaggaggggaggcaggaaggggacaGCGCGTTAGTCGTTCtgaaggggtggggggtgggggtgatgggcgTGCGACTGACAAAGGGGGTTGAGGGGAGGTAATGGAAGGTTGTCAGTCaggaacgtacacacacacacacacacacacacacacacacacacacacacacacacacacacactgtcgccTCGATGCACGTTAGGTCTGTGTAACTTTCACACTCTACTCAAAACTCATAAAAGTCATAAAAAAGTACTGCCACACGAGTCTAAAATACCCTTAAAAACTAGTGTTGCTGGTcgacatgcatgtgtgtgtgtgtgtgtgtgtgtgtgtgtccatacatCCTCGTTTTCTATCTCATGCAATGACCATAACGATGACCGCTGTTCAGGAGCCGCGACGGAGGCACCGCAGCCCCCGTCCACCACGGAGAAAGCAACGTGCTCACAGCAGTGCACCCGCATCTTCCTGCCCGTGTGCGGCAGTGACGGCGTCACCTACAACAACCCGTGCCTGCTGGAGATCGCCGACTGTGAGAACAAAGCTGCCGGCGGCCCGGGCGTCTCCGTCACCGCGGAGGGAGCGTGTGGTGAGTGTCTTGTGTGTTCCCTTGGCGGGCAGATCTTTCGACCCTGAGTTTCTTTTTGTCCCTCCTCGAGTGCCTTCCCTGAGCCCTTCGAGTGTCTGTGACTGTATGCAGGCGACGTGCATCCAGTCGAGTTCATACAGCGTGCATACAGTTCGAGTGTCCGTGAGTGTATGGCTAACAACGTGTGGGGCGCCTCACAACGCCTCCTGACTGTTCGTTCTCCTACAGACCAGGCGGGCGGCGAGGACAACACTGTGGCGGGCAGCGGTGGGGACACCACGCAGGTGGGCGCGACGACCCCGTGCTCGCAGCAGTGTACCCGCATCTTCCTGCCCGTGTGCGGCAGCGACGGCGTCACCTACAACAACCTGTGCCTGCTGGAGATCGCAGACTGCGAGAACAAAGCCGCGGGCGGTGCGGGCGTGACCGTTGCCGCAGAGGGCGCGTGTGGTGAGTGTCTGAGTAAATAGCGGCGTGTCTCCTGGCAGCAAGGCAGGGCAGGACACGAGGGGAGGGGTGCGGCGGCAGGGGGGGTTAGCCTAGATTATTTACTTGTCTTTGTTGTGACCGTGACGGCGGTGCGATGCCGGGGGGGAAGGACCTGCAcctaaggcccctttcacacgagcggtttctgccgctgcggcacgtgccggacggtttagctttacattgactcCTATGGGTGCGTTCACATGAAGCCGGAGCGGCAGGACTGCCGCTCCGGCAGTCGCACCCTGCCGgactgccagcaagaccgcagcGGTAGAAATGCCGCACAGCGGTTTCGGTGGTCAAGTGTTGCTATGGGCGCGTTCACACATGCGGTGTTTGCCGCGTGCggcgagggatagttgtctgtcaacactgggaggaagggcacgcgaccactttgtctgcatcattggaaaagctggtatgcactatattttccatcttatgaactttcatttaatgtatattgaaaatgtaagtgtcttacatattaattctgtacacctctgtacaacaaacatctgcagttaaatttcagggttatgactaattaaaaattatcatgacacggagctgctgatctCCGAGATTAAAAGACGGCCTTGCTTGTGGGATCCCTCAAGAGAAGATTACAAATATAACTGAAGGAGATACTGAAGCGGATGCGGCAGACACCGCACTTGACCGTAGATGTCCAGGTGCCATGCGGCTGCCGCTCGCCGGAGCGGTAGAAACCACTCGTGTGAAAGGAGCCTAAGATCTGGGCTGTCCTGCGGGTGCCTCTGGTTCTGCTGCTTCCTTGGCCTCACATTGTCACATGTGCCTCTTTTACCCCCAGGAGCCGCGACGGAGGCGCCGCAGCCCCAGTCCACCACGGAGAAACCCACGTGCTCACAGCAGTGTACCCGTATCTTCCTGCCCGTGTGCGGCAGTGACGGCGTCACATACAACAACCTGTGCCTGCTGAAGATCGTCGACTGCGAAAACAAAGCTGCCGGCGGCCCGGGCGTCTCCGTCACCGCGGAGGGCGCGTGTGGTGAGTGTCTTGTGTGTTCCCTTGGCGGGAAGATCTTTCAACCCTGAgtttctttctgtccctcctcGAGGGCCTTCCCTGAGCCCTTCGAGTGTCGTGACTGTATGCAGGCGACGGGTAGGGACATCTTGCAGCCCGACACCTGCGCCATAGACATGCGGGGCACCTCACAACGCTTCCTGACTTTTTGTGCTCCCATAGACCAGGCGGGCGGCGAGGACAACACTGTGGCGGGCAGCGGCGGGGACACCACGCAGGTGGGCGCGACGACCCCGTGCTCGCAGCAGTGTACCCGCATCTTCCTGCCCGTGTGCGGCAGCGACGGCGTCACCTACAACAACCTGTGCCTGCTGGAGATCGCCGACTGCGAGAACAAAGCCGCGGGCGGTGCGGGCGTGACCGTCGCCGCGGAGGGCGCGTGTGGTGAGTGTCTGAGTAAAAAGGGGCGGGGCTCATGGCAGCAaggcagggtagggcagggcatgAGGGGAGGGGTGTGGCGGCAGGGGGGGGTCAACCAAGATTATTTACTTGTCTCTGTTGTGACCGTGACGGCGGTGTGCAACCTCCGCGGCGGCGACGCCGGGGGGAAGGATCTGCAACTAAGATGGGCTGTCCTGCGGGTGCTTCCTTGGCCTCACATTGTCACATGGGCCTCTTTTACTCCCAGGAGCCGCGACGGAGGCGCCGCAGCCCCCGTCCACCACGGAGAAACCCCCGTGCTCACAGCAGTGCACCCGCATCTTCCTGCCCGTGTGCGGCAGTGACGGCGTCACCTACAACAACCTGTGCCTACTGGAGATCGCCGACTGCGAGAACAAAGTTGCCGGCGGCCCGGGCGTTTCTGTCGCTTCTGAGGGCGCGTGTGGTGAGTGTTTGGGTCTCGATCGGAGGAATCAACCTACGGCTGAGCAGGGGATGGTGCAGGGGGGCGGGGTGAGGCAAGACAGGAAAGGATAGAGTGGTGGTGAGTGAAAAGATCTTTACATCAGGGAGCATTGTCTGACCGGGTTGCCGCCCTGTTTGTGGTGGGGGAATCTGCCTgaagagggacaactccgaacaacaaacccgggcaggggGTGTTCTTCAGGGCGGGGACTTGTAGTGCTGTGGGGGACGCGGTGCAGAGGGCAGCACGGGTAAGCTTGTGTCTGGCGGGGTCGTGACGGCTTAGTTCAGAACCTCTATGAGCGGTAGAGGACCGCGGTGGAAGAAACCTTCAAGGCCCGGCTGGTGCTCCGTGCCGCCTTTCTGACCACACATTGCTGCCTCAGTCACTCTCCGGTAGCGGCAGGACACTGTCACAATGGCCCTCTTCCACCCCCAGGAGCCACGACGGAGGCGCCGCAGCCCCCGTCCACCACGGAGAAACCCCCGTGCTCACAGCAGTGCACCCGCATCTTCCTCCCCGTGTGCGGCAGCGACGGCGTCACCTACAACAACCTGTGCCTCCTGAAGGTGGCAGACTGCAAGCGCAGAGCCGCGGGAGGCAAGGGCATCTCTGCTGTGTCTGAGGGCGCGTGTGGTGAGTGTTGTCGAGGGGCCGCGGCCTCCAGTACGTGTGTGAACACTGTCGCTTTGCTCGCACTGTCGACCAAAGAGCCGCCTTGACGCTTTGACGCCTTGACGCCTGACGCTGCCGGGACCACACTGACTTGCCTCTGCCTCCCGCAGGCCGTGAAGAGCCTGCCGCCCCGCAGAGCTCCGAAGAAGTGTTCAGCTCCTGCAGGCGGATGTGCACGCGCCACGCGGCGCCCGTGTGCGGCTCTGACGACGTCACGTACGAGAACGAATGTCTTTTGGAGGACGCCAGCTGCCGCTCCAGGAGGGACACTGGGCGGTGGATCTTCCTGCGTTACACTGGCCCGTGCGGTGcgtgtccccctcccccctttcaatTCTTGAATGACCCTGGCTACCCTGCCGCCTCCGCCCTGCCACACTCTGTCAAGCTGCCTCCTGCCCCACCCGCCCACCACGACCTCCTAACCCTTGCATCTTCCCACAGACTCATCGTTCGACATCAAGGGCAGCGGCTGCCGCGATAACTGCCAGGAGGAGTACGAGCCCGTCTGCGGCTCCGACGGCCGGACGTACGACAACGAGTGTTTCCTGGACGCGTCCAACTGCGGGCGGTGGGCGCGGAATGAGCAGGGCGTGTACCTAGTGGACGAGGGCCCCTGCGGTGAGCCTTGAGCCGGGCCGAGCGCCTGCTATGCCTCGGTGCTGCCCGGCGCGGCCACCAAGCAATTCTCTCTCCACTTGAAAAACCTAAATACATTCCTGCCACCAACCCTCCGCTGCCTTTCCCTGTCCATTCCCTCTGCCGCTCGCCTCAAACTCTGTCTCTTGAGCCTCTCAGgcactcccttcactcctccgGTAATGTATATATGGCCCTTGCTGACGTCGTCTGCACGcctaactgtgtctgtctgtatatatattaGCTTTGTCATCTGTCCCTGCCtgcctttgtctgtttgtctgtctgtgtcttttttgGCTTTTGTCTTGTCCCTTGCTTCCTGTCACTCGGTTTTAGTGTCACAATTTATTTTGAGCTTGATGGCGGCGCCGGAGGTGCTGTCGCTCtaatgttttgtgtttgtgtcgcTTCCAATCAGTGTCGTGACGCGTCTGTGCAATAACACTTTGTAACACTTTTTGTACTAGTCCGCTCGTCCGCatgcctctacctctctctcccttccagagGGCGACGCACGCACGTCACAGGAGGTGAGGCCTTCCTTCAACATGGCTCTTTCCTCCCCACACTCCTCGCCCCAAGAAGCATCCCCATCCAcccactcctccccctcatctccccaaCAGTCCTCCTCTTCAGTTGACTCCCCCCAGCTGGCCCCCCCGTCGTCCGGCTCACCCCCCTCGGCCCCCGTGTGCTCTGAGGCCTGCACGCGCGAGTTCCGGCCGGTGTGTGGCTCGGACGGGCTCACCTACAACAACCCATGCGCCCTCGAGGTGGCAAACTGCAAGAGCCGCGCGCGAGGAGGCCTGACCGTGGAGACGAAGTTTGAAGGCCCTTGTGGTGAGTGGTTGTAATTAATTTAAtctaattttattttattctattctattattttgtttttgttttactgttcgtttttttattattctacttattcatttctttatattaatatttttatcattttcttatttctgtattcttacttctcctcctcctcctcctcttcttggggtcaccatcagcagtggcTTGAAACACGCAAAGCAATGTAAAAAAGCATAAAACAAAGCCAACAATATCCTCGGGTTTACGGCGAGGAATTTCGAGTGTAAGATGCCGCAAGTAATGCTATTTTTACATAACTCAATGGTAAGGCCTCACCTctagtatgcagtgcagttctggtcccctaattacaggacGGACATTGAATTATTAGAGAAAGTTCAGCGACGAGCTAAGAaaatgattccacccttgagggccctgccgtatgaagaatgacttaagcgactcaacctcttctcGTTgtaaaagagacgcttacgaggggatatgattcaggtcttcaagtacgtTAAGAATTttagtaacgtcgatcactccaagttTTTTTGAGCTACGAACCAACTCAAGAAATAGAAACAATGACTTTTCCATACAAGCGAggcgatgcaatacagacattggtaggagtttcttctctaatCGAGCCATACGCCATTGGGACAATcttcctgctgaagtagtaagtccAGAAATCATCAACTCCTTAAAAAATCGCATTGACCATTACGTCGTGACAGCAGGAGTAAACTTAACGTACGCACCGAAGTGCTTTGATCTGGTCTGCATGCACCAAGTAACTGTCAGGCAGGTCACGGCACTAGAGCGGACAACaaaacgaaggagacagctcaagggcacaaaaaaaaggaaacaataataaaaaaaaaaatgcccgctactcaaaacaacctcgtaatgagccaatatgcTTCATGTCGGCTACTTttttatgtttccatgtttcctccttttcctcctcctcctcctcctcctcctcctcctcctctttcatcatcatctccaggGTAATGTTCACCTCTTTTTTTGAGATACACACAACACCTCGCCTCCCCCGGGTCTGGCGCAacacacaccaccaacacacacgccgtcatgtaaacaaacaaacaacacaacgcaacacagcaGCTTGCCAAGTGGGGCGTTAATACGTTTTTCATATAG includes:
- the LOC127005078 gene encoding agrin-like isoform X8, producing MKGEQRALAVGVAVVCLLTSPAWGGLTHFSHRAERSIAGPETNTVNGGVGGGGPTGGGGGGGADPCPEFCPFDYTPVCGSDGVTYTNPCTLSLATCRDGSSLTAAYMGVCDVITPAFAAAAVPPSAGAGAGEGGSAGGGAGVTCREECHLILLPVCGSDGVTYPNKCQLELASCLQGGGLTVVSEGECAKEESLSQSLGGESGQGALTPPLGGVELSGPDPATPSCSQQCTRIFLPVCGSDGVTYNNLCLLQIVDCENKAAGGPGVSVTAEGACDKAAGVDALQVGPTTSCSQQCTRIFLPVCGSDGVTYNNLCLLEIANCENKAAGGAGVTVAAEGACGAATEAPQPPSTTEKPPCSQQCTRIFLPVCGSDGVTYNNMCLLEIADCENKAAGGPGVSVASEGACGAATEVPQPPTTQETSSCSKQCTRIFLPVCGSDGVTYNNLCLLEIADCESRAAGGPSVIVASEGACGAATEKPPSCSQQCTRILFPVCGSDGVTYNNMCLLEIADCESRAAGGPSVIVVSEGACGAATEAPQPPSTTEKATCSQQCTRIFLPVCGSDGVTYNNPCLLEIADCENKAAGGPGVSVTAEGACDQAGGEDNTVAGSGGDTTQVGATTPCSQQCTRIFLPVCGSDGVTYNNLCLLEIADCENKAAGGAGVTVAAEGACGAATEAPQPPSTTEKPPCSQQCTRIFLPVCGSDGVTYNNLCLLEIADCENKVAGGPGVSVASEGACGATTEAPQPPSTTEKPPCSQQCTRIFLPVCGSDGVTYNNLCLLKVADCKRRAAGGKGISAVSEGACGREEPAAPQSSEEVFSSCRRMCTRHAAPVCGSDDVTYENECLLEDASCRSRRDTGRWIFLRYTGPCDSSFDIKGSGCRDNCQEEYEPVCGSDGRTYDNECFLDASNCGRWARNEQGVYLVDEGPCEGDARTSQEVRPSFNMALSSPHSSPQEASPSTHSSPSSPQQSSSSVDSPQLAPPSSGSPPSAPVCSEACTREFRPVCGSDGLTYNNPCALEVANCKSRARGGLTVETKFEGPCVAALPKGPVCEASCDRRFRPVCGSDGETYSNQCLLEYADCQNPFFTIEAVHEGPCQRLPPAPAGPSASLPFLPPPLPQPEPGHSRESSSSEEDLTYSAYILAV
- the LOC127005078 gene encoding agrin-like isoform X1; the encoded protein is MKGEQRALAVGVAVVCLLTSPAWGGLTHFSHRAERSIAGPETNTVNGGVGGGGPTGGGGGGGADPCPEFCPFDYTPVCGSDGVTYTNPCTLSLATCRDGSSLTAAYMGVCDVITPAFAAAAVPPSAGAGAGEGGSAGGGAGVTCREECHLILLPVCGSDGVTYPNKCQLELASCLQGGGLTVVSEGECAKEESLSQSLGGESGQGALTPPLGGVELSGPDPATPSCSQQCTRIFLPVCGSDGVTYNNLCLLQIVDCENKAAGGPGVSVTAEGACDKAAGVDALQVGPTTSCSQQCTRIFLPVCGSDGVTYNNLCLLEIANCENKAAGGAGVTVAAEGACGAATEAPQPPSTTEKPPCSQQCTRIFLPVCGSDGVTYNNMCLLEIADCENKAAGGPGVSVASEGACGAATEVPQPPTTQETSSCSKQCTRIFLPVCGSDGVTYNNLCLLEIADCESRAAGGPSVIVASEGACGAATEKPPSCSQQCTRILFPVCGSDGVTYNNMCLLEIADCESRAAGGPSVIVVSEGACGAATEAPQPPSTTEKATCSQQCTRIFLPVCGSDGVTYNNPCLLEIADCENKAAGGPGVSVTAEGACDQAGGEDNTVAGSGGDTTQVGATTPCSQQCTRIFLPVCGSDGVTYNNLCLLEIADCENKAAGGAGVTVAAEGACGAATEAPQPQSTTEKPTCSQQCTRIFLPVCGSDGVTYNNLCLLKIVDCENKAAGGPGVSVTAEGACDQAGGEDNTVAGSGGDTTQVGATTPCSQQCTRIFLPVCGSDGVTYNNLCLLEIADCENKAAGGAGVTVAAEGACGAATEAPQPPSTTEKPPCSQQCTRIFLPVCGSDGVTYNNLCLLEIADCENKVAGGPGVSVASEGACGATTEAPQPPSTTEKPPCSQQCTRIFLPVCGSDGVTYNNLCLLKVADCKRRAAGGKGISAVSEGACGREEPAAPQSSEEVFSSCRRMCTRHAAPVCGSDDVTYENECLLEDASCRSRRDTGRWIFLRYTGPCDSSFDIKGSGCRDNCQEEYEPVCGSDGRTYDNECFLDASNCGRWARNEQGVYLVDEGPCEGDARTSQEVRPSFNMALSSPHSSPQEASPSTHSSPSSPQQSSSSVDSPQLAPPSSGSPPSAPVCSEACTREFRPVCGSDGLTYNNPCALEVANCKSRARGGLTVETKFEGPCVAALPKGPVCEASCDRRFRPVCGSDGETYSNQCLLEYADCQNPFFTIEAVHEGPCQRLPPAPAGPSASLPFLPPPLPQPEPGHSRESSSSEEDLTYSAYILAV
- the LOC127005078 gene encoding agrin-like isoform X13, which produces MKGEQRALAVGVAVVCLLTSPAWGGLTHFSHRAERSIAGPETNTVNGGVGGGGPTGGGGGGGADPCPEFCPFDYTPVCGSDGVTYTNPCTLSLATCRDGSSLTAAYMGVCDVITPAFAAAAVPPSAGAGAGEGGSAGGGAGVTCREECHLILLPVCGSDGVTYPNKCQLELASCLQGGGLTVVSEGECAKEESLSQSLGGESGQGALTPPLGGVELSGPDPATPSCSQQCTRIFLPVCGSDGVTYNNLCLLQIVDCENKAAGGPGVSVTAEGACDKAAGVDALQVGPTTSCSQQCTRIFLPVCGSDGVTYNNLCLLEIANCENKAAGGAGVTVAAEGACGAATEAPQPPSTTEKPPCSQQCTRIFLPVCGSDGVTYNNMCLLEIADCENKAAGGPGVSVASEGACGAATEVPQPPTTQETSSCSKQCTRIFLPVCGSDGVTYNNLCLLEIADCESRAAGGPSVIVASEGACGAATEKPPSCSQQCTRILFPVCGSDGVTYNNMCLLEIADCESRAAGGPSVIVVSEGACGAATEAPQPPSTTEKATCSQQCTRIFLPVCGSDGVTYNNPCLLEIADCENKAAGGPGVSVTAEGACDQAGGEDNTVAGSGGDTTQVGATTPCSQQCTRIFLPVCGSDGVTYNNLCLLEIADCENKAAGGAGVTVAAEGACGAATEAPQPQSTTEKPTCSQQCTRIFLPVCGSDGVTYNNLCLLKIVDCENKAAGGPGVSVTAEGACDQAGGEDNTVAGSGGDTTQVGATTPCSQQCTRIFLPVCGSDGVTYNNLCLLEIADCENKAAGGAGVTVAAEGACDSSFDIKGSGCRDNCQEEYEPVCGSDGRTYDNECFLDASNCGRWARNEQGVYLVDEGPCEGDARTSQEVRPSFNMALSSPHSSPQEASPSTHSSPSSPQQSSSSVDSPQLAPPSSGSPPSAPVCSEACTREFRPVCGSDGLTYNNPCALEVANCKSRARGGLTVETKFEGPCVAALPKGPVCEASCDRRFRPVCGSDGETYSNQCLLEYADCQNPFFTIEAVHEGPCQRLPPAPAGPSASLPFLPPPLPQPEPGHSRESSSSEEDLTYSAYILAV
- the LOC127005078 gene encoding agrin-like isoform X11; translated protein: MKGEQRALAVGVAVVCLLTSPAWGGLTHFSHRAERSIAGPETNTVNGGVGGGGPTGGGGGGGADPCPEFCPFDYTPVCGSDGVTYTNPCTLSLATCRDGSSLTAAYMGVCDVITPAFAAAAVPPSAGAGAGEGGSAGGGAGVTCREECHLILLPVCGSDGVTYPNKCQLELASCLQGGGLTVVSEGECAKEESLSQSLGGESGQGALTPPLGGVELSGPDPATPSCSQQCTRIFLPVCGSDGVTYNNLCLLQIVDCENKAAGGPGVSVTAEGACDKAAGVDALQVGPTTSCSQQCTRIFLPVCGSDGVTYNNLCLLEIANCENKAAGGAGVTVAAEGACGAATEAPQPPSTTEKPPCSQQCTRIFLPVCGSDGVTYNNMCLLEIADCENKAAGGPGVSVASEGACGAATEVPQPPTTQETSSCSKQCTRIFLPVCGSDGVTYNNLCLLEIADCESRAAGGPSVIVASEGACGAATEKPPSCSQQCTRILFPVCGSDGVTYNNMCLLEIADCESRAAGGPSVIVVSEGACGAATEAPQPPSTTEKATCSQQCTRIFLPVCGSDGVTYNNPCLLEIADCENKAAGGPGVSVTAEGACDQAGGEDNTVAGSGGDTTQVGATTPCSQQCTRIFLPVCGSDGVTYNNLCLLEIADCENKAAGGAGVTVAAEGACGAATEAPQPPSTTEKPPCSQQCTRIFLPVCGSDGVTYNNLCLLEIADCENKVAGGPGVSVASEGACGATTEAPQPPSTTEKPPCSQQCTRIFLPVCGSDGVTYNNLCLLKVADCKRRAAGGKGISAVSEGACGREEPAAPQSSEEVFSSCRRMCTRHAAPVCGSDDVTYENECLLEDASCRSRRDTGRWIFLRYTGPCDSSFDIKGSGCRDNCQEEYEPVCGSDGRTYDNECFLDASNCGRWARNEQGVYLVDEGPCEGDARTSQEVRPSFNMALSSPHSSPQEASPSTHSSPSSPQQSSSSVDSPQLAPPSSGSPPSAPVCSEACTREFRPVCGSDGLTYNNPCALEVANCKSRARGGLTVETKFEGPCVAALPKGPVCEASCDRRFRPVCGSDGETYSNQCLLEYADCQNPFFTIEAVHEGPCQRLPPAPAGPSASLPFLPPPLPQPEPGHSRESSSSEEDLTYSAYILAV
- the LOC127005078 gene encoding agrin-like isoform X9, translated to MKGEQRALAVGVAVVCLLTSPAWGGLTHFSHRAERSIAGPETNTVNGGVGGGGPTGGGGGGGADPCPEFCPFDYTPVCGSDGVTYTNPCTLSLATCRDGSSLTAAYMGVCDVITPAFAAAAVPPSAGAGAGEGGSAGGGAGVTCREECHLILLPVCGSDGVTYPNKCQLELASCLQGGGLTVVSEGECAKEESLSQSLGGESGQGALTPPLGGVELSGPDPATPSCSQQCTRIFLPVCGSDGVTYNNLCLLQIVDCENKAAGGPGVSVTAEGACDKAAGVDALQVGPTTSCSQQCTRIFLPVCGSDGVTYNNLCLLEIANCENKAAGGAGVTVAAEGACGAATEAPQPPSTTEKPPCSQQCTRIFLPVCGSDGVTYNNMCLLEIADCENKAAGGPGVSVASEGACGAATEVPQPPTTQETSSCSKQCTRIFLPVCGSDGVTYNNLCLLEIADCESRAAGGPSVIVASEGACGAATEKPPSCSQQCTRILFPVCGSDGVTYNNMCLLEIADCESRAAGGPSVIVVSEGACGAATEAPQPPSTTEKATCSQQCTRIFLPVCGSDGVTYNNPCLLEIADCENKAAGGPGVSVTAEGACDQAGGEDNTVAGSGGDTTQVGATTPCSQQCTRIFLPVCGSDGVTYNNLCLLEIADCENKAAGGAGVTVAAEGACGAATEAPQPPSTTEKPPCSQQCTRIFLPVCGSDGVTYNNLCLLEIADCENKVAGGPGVSVASEGACGATTEAPQPPSTTEKPPCSQQCTRIFLPVCGSDGVTYNNLCLLKVADCKRRAAGGKGISAVSEGACGREEPAAPQSSEEVFSSCRRMCTRHAAPVCGSDDVTYENECLLEDASCRSRRDTGRWIFLRYTGPCDSSFDIKGSGCRDNCQEEYEPVCGSDGRTYDNECFLDASNCGRWARNEQGVYLVDEGPCEGDARTSQEVRPSFNMALSSPHSSPQEASPSTHSSPSSPQQSSSSVDSPQLAPPSSGSPPSAPVCSEACTREFRPVCGSDGLTYNNPCALEVANCKSRARGGLTVETKFEGPCVAALPKGPVCEASCDRRFRPVCGSDGETYSNQCLLEYADCQNPFFTIEAVHEGPCQRLPPAPAGPSASLPFLPPPLPQPEPGHSRESSSSEEDLTYSAYILAV